A region of the Cydia strobilella chromosome 18, ilCydStro3.1, whole genome shotgun sequence genome:
ATTGGTTAAATCTCTCAAATCGTAAATCATAACTACTCCATTTCTGGTCCCGATAGCAACTTGATTGTCAGCATTTATAGCTACAGAAGACAATGTGTAAGATGTTTTGATGGTAGACACTACATTTTGGAGTCTTATGTCATATACATGAACAATTTTGTCATAACCACTGGACAACATGACATCTTTGTTAATCAATGAATATGCAATATCGCTAACAGGTGCTGCATGGATGTTATCAAAAAAAGCTTTGTCCTTATTTGTGTTAATATCTCGTAGGACTACATGTCCTTCATCTGTAGCTAAGCCTAGTAACCAGCGTGTTTCGTGATGGAATTTCATTGCGGAAACGCTTTTCGAACAATTAAGTTTGACTGTTAAAATTGGAATGTTAGAAACTAGTCCGTAAATGACAGTTTCTCCATTATTCATGGTAGCTGCTAAGTTATTATTTTTGGCGTTATAACTAATGTAGTTAACGCTAGCCTGATGCGTGGGAGTGGGGAATGTTTTCGTTATAGTCTTATTCTTCGTGTCCCATATCAAAACATTACCGCTCTTCGTGCCTATGGCGACATTTCGGTGGCCCTCTCGATGGAAACTAGCTGACCAGGTGTCTTTCAACGGAATGTGCTGTAAGCTACGAATGTCATGGTCTGCGGGTGTTAAAATTTCGATTAAACCTTTGCAGTTGacctgaaaataaaacaaaaacaactatAACTTCAGATAAAGGAGCAGCGAGCTTAAATGCGCGTATTTACGTTTTTTAAGTAATCTAGATTAATCAAATGATATAGTATTACCTGTAATATGTATTTACCATCATCGCTCCATGATATGTCTCTCATTAGACCATCATAACATCCGTAGGATTTTTTTAACTCCCAACTGTTAGTATCGTGCAGATGTAAGCGAGAACTAACAGAAGAgagatacatttttaattacgcAATTGTAGCTGATAACACAATTTATGGAGCGATGATTATAGCACTTAGTTATTTTAAATCATCAATATTTAgggtaaagtttttaacccaACGAAAAATTTTGATTCGCATTGACATCTATCCAATAGTAGTTTTTAATGAAGGTAGACACGTAGAAAACTTATTTTCTactaaatacagtaaaataaaaattttgaacCAAGAACTTCCTATTACAGTCTATTTATTAAGCATTATTTAATGCATTACTTATCTAACCACTGAAGACATATTAAGCTTCTTACCGTTATTCGAagcatattaattatatattgagAGTGGCAACATTGATTGCTATGACGTTACGGTTGCTGAATAGTTGCGTTTCCCACTCCTTTTTCCTCCTCCACTAAATTTCCGTTTTTACCTGCTTGCCACCAGGGGCTCtcgcttgccttcattggcatCTTGAATGCGAAACGGTACGGTCGCGCTTACAAATTGAAGAAATTTGTAAGTCAAGctgatttatttgaaaaatcatAACGGTTTTACCGTTCGaaaaagatttttaaataagtgtattaatactaaattatttttacagagAACATGTCCGAATCTAGTTCGTCTAGTTCTGGCTCATCATCCGATTCTGACGAGGTTGCACCCACTCCGGGGCAGTCATGGGAGCCGATTCCGGGGCTATCATCGCAACAGCCGCTTCCTGTAGGGCCGCCACGTTCTTCTCATCGGCCTTCGAAAAGGAAAGCAAAGAAAACAAAATCCGGACTG
Encoded here:
- the LOC134749193 gene encoding protein NEDD1-like; amino-acid sequence: MYLSSVSSRLHLHDTNSWELKKSYGCYDGLMRDISWSDDGKYILQVNCKGLIEILTPADHDIRSLQHIPLKDTWSASFHREGHRNVAIGTKSGNVLIWDTKNKTITKTFPTPTHQASVNYISYNAKNNNLAATMNNGETVIYGLVSNIPILTVKLNCSKSVSAMKFHHETRWLLGLATDEGHVVLRDINTNKDKAFFDNIHAAPVSDIAYSLINKDVMLSSGYDKIVHVYDIRLQNVVSTIKTSYTLSSVAINADNQVAIGTRNGVVMIYDLRDLTNPFTTLKGHSEEVKKVAFQHSRKKPQLNEISIQEDTELHLTPCKPSPAKPRTSDMFLISDSPNKDILGVSEKTEDRADSFLVLMGLDKSNEDDVNESQFKDSSMFERNKRFDIEKDTSKTSTPLQNQVTENLEFQSPILNGAPDDGRPLNLINGEKEKISRYDSGIVEELKDFIEFSLADVAEDNKNYFLHIMMVLTKQRLSLERQMAAMSSQISMMQQNQNELVDANKRLVLQVEQLKYAANNNL